The proteins below are encoded in one region of Buttiauxella gaviniae:
- a CDS encoding putative quinol monooxygenase, with protein MLTVIAEIRTRPGAHHRQAVVDAFAKIIPTVLEEEGCFGYAPLVDHNAQVAFQTTAPDSVFMVEKWETVAHLEAHLQTQHMKAHSAAVKDDVLDVHIHILEDAIK; from the coding sequence ATGCTAACAGTCATCGCTGAAATTCGTACTCGTCCGGGAGCTCACCATCGCCAGGCTGTGGTAGATGCCTTCGCGAAAATTATTCCAACTGTTCTCGAAGAAGAAGGCTGCTTCGGGTATGCGCCGCTGGTCGATCATAATGCTCAGGTCGCGTTCCAGACGACAGCGCCTGATTCCGTGTTTATGGTGGAAAAATGGGAAACCGTTGCTCACCTTGAAGCCCATCTGCAAACACAGCATATGAAAGCTCATAGCGCCGCAGTAAAAGACGACGTACTGGATGTGCATATCCATATTCTGGAAGACGCGATTAAGTAA
- a CDS encoding NAD(P)H-dependent oxidoreductase, with product MSNILIINGAKKFAHSNGQLNDTLTDVAESFLRDLGHDVQVTRTDSEYDVKEEVAKYLWADTVIYQMPGWWMGAPWTMKKYIDDVFTEGHGSLYASDGRTRSDAEKKYGSGGLIQGKTYMLSLTWNAPLQAFEDKEQFFHGVGVDGVYLPFHKANQFLGMEGLPTFIANDVMKVPDVPRFIAEYREHLGHIFA from the coding sequence ATGAGCAACATTTTAATCATCAATGGAGCGAAAAAATTCGCCCATTCCAACGGCCAACTTAACGACACCCTGACCGACGTCGCGGAAAGCTTTTTGCGCGACCTCGGGCATGATGTTCAGGTCACTCGCACCGACAGCGAGTACGACGTAAAAGAAGAAGTCGCAAAATACCTGTGGGCCGATACGGTGATTTACCAGATGCCGGGTTGGTGGATGGGCGCGCCATGGACCATGAAAAAGTACATTGATGATGTCTTCACAGAAGGTCACGGTTCACTGTATGCCAGCGATGGCCGTACCCGTTCAGACGCTGAGAAAAAGTACGGGTCCGGCGGCCTGATTCAGGGCAAAACCTATATGCTTTCCTTGACCTGGAATGCTCCGCTGCAAGCCTTTGAAGATAAAGAACAGTTCTTCCACGGCGTAGGTGTAGATGGTGTGTATCTGCCATTCCACAAAGCAAACCAGTTCCTGGGTATGGAAGGTCTGCCGACCTTTATCGCCAATGACGTGATGAAAGTCCCTGATGTCCCGCGCTTTATTGCAGAATACCGCGAGCATCTGGGCCATATTTTTGCTTAA
- the qseC gene encoding quorum sensing histidine kinase QseC translates to MIKTLTQSLRARLIAGFILITLVAWIGASIAAWHQTSKTLNKLFDTQQVLFAKRLSALELNGVRADTELPRTKSMISHHRGKQDDDTLAFAIYTAQGQLLLNDGDNGRNLTYRYARDGFIDGKLPGDDDMWRLVWVTTPDGKYRIVVGQEWEYREDLALNIVLSQLTPWLIALPVILLMLVWLVSRALAPLHKLAWQLRSRKPDDASELPTQTLPQEVRPLVMALNQLFTRTGEFMQRERRFTSDAAHELRSPLAALKVQAEVAQLAQNDEPVRDHALNNLNAGIERATRLVDQLLTLSRLDSLEGLDDVQSVAFQPLLQNAVMDAYHEALREGIDIRLDIQDAGVKRQGQPLLLSLMVRNVLDNAIRYSPRGSVVDVVLQSHEITITDNGPGVSPEFLASLGERFFRPPGQEKTGSGLGLSIVRRIAALHGMQASFLNISSGGFQVRIRW, encoded by the coding sequence ATGATAAAAACCCTGACCCAAAGTTTACGCGCAAGGTTAATTGCGGGATTTATTCTGATTACGCTAGTCGCATGGATTGGCGCGAGCATCGCCGCCTGGCACCAAACCAGTAAAACGCTAAACAAACTGTTCGATACCCAGCAAGTACTGTTTGCCAAACGACTCAGCGCTTTAGAGCTTAATGGCGTACGTGCTGACACAGAACTCCCGCGCACTAAAAGCATGATTTCACATCATCGCGGCAAACAAGATGACGACACCCTGGCGTTTGCAATTTATACCGCGCAGGGGCAACTACTACTTAACGATGGCGACAATGGCCGGAACCTCACTTATCGCTATGCGCGCGATGGGTTTATTGATGGCAAACTGCCCGGTGATGACGACATGTGGCGCCTGGTCTGGGTCACAACCCCTGATGGAAAGTACCGAATCGTGGTGGGCCAGGAGTGGGAATATCGGGAAGATCTGGCGCTGAATATTGTTTTATCGCAGCTCACGCCGTGGCTGATTGCCCTGCCGGTCATACTGCTGATGCTGGTGTGGCTTGTAAGCCGTGCGCTCGCCCCGCTCCACAAACTGGCCTGGCAACTGCGTAGCCGCAAACCTGACGACGCAAGTGAACTGCCGACACAAACGCTGCCGCAAGAAGTGCGCCCGCTCGTTATGGCGCTTAATCAGTTGTTTACTCGTACCGGAGAATTTATGCAGCGCGAGCGGCGCTTTACATCTGACGCAGCCCACGAACTTCGCAGCCCCCTTGCCGCATTAAAAGTTCAGGCAGAAGTCGCGCAACTGGCGCAAAACGACGAGCCGGTACGAGATCATGCGCTTAATAATCTCAATGCAGGAATCGAGCGCGCAACCCGTCTGGTGGATCAGCTATTGACGTTATCGCGCCTGGATTCTTTAGAAGGTCTGGACGATGTGCAGAGCGTCGCTTTTCAGCCATTGCTGCAAAATGCGGTAATGGACGCATACCACGAGGCGCTGCGCGAAGGCATTGATATACGCCTGGATATTCAGGACGCGGGGGTTAAGCGCCAGGGCCAGCCGCTGCTGCTGAGTTTAATGGTCAGAAACGTGCTGGATAATGCCATACGCTACAGCCCACGCGGCAGCGTGGTGGATGTGGTTTTGCAAAGCCATGAGATAACGATTACCGATAATGGCCCCGGAGTCAGCCCGGAGTTTTTAGCCTCGCTCGGCGAGCGCTTCTTCCGCCCGCCAGGCCAGGAAAAAACCGGCAGCGGGCTGGGATTATCCATCGTTCGGCGCATCGCGGCGTTACACGGAATGCAGGCTTCATTTCTGAATATAAGCAGCGGCGGTTTCCAGGTACGGATACGTTGGTAA
- the qseB gene encoding quorum sensing response regulator transcription factor QseB, which produces MRILLIEDDKLIGDGLKAGLTKMGFIVDWFTDGLQGQSALSLAPYDAVVLDLSLPGIDGLDILKTWRRNEQTEPVLILTARDALEQRVEGLQLGADDYLCKPFALIEVATRLQVLIRRNHGQVQSTLSHAGVELDPIKLTVTLNGEPLALKPKEFALLELLIRNAGRVLPRALIEEKLYSWDNDVSRNALEVHIHHLRRKLGSGFIRTVHGIGYTLGGE; this is translated from the coding sequence ATGCGCATCTTACTTATTGAGGACGATAAGCTCATTGGCGATGGGTTAAAAGCGGGACTCACAAAAATGGGCTTTATCGTCGACTGGTTTACCGATGGTCTTCAGGGTCAATCGGCGTTAAGCCTGGCACCGTACGACGCAGTTGTGCTGGATTTAAGCCTGCCGGGGATCGACGGGCTGGATATCTTAAAAACTTGGCGTCGTAATGAGCAAACCGAACCGGTATTAATTCTAACCGCTCGTGACGCGCTGGAACAACGGGTGGAAGGATTGCAGCTCGGTGCCGATGACTATTTGTGTAAACCCTTTGCGTTAATAGAAGTTGCCACCCGGCTGCAGGTTTTAATTCGCCGTAACCATGGGCAGGTTCAATCGACGCTTAGCCATGCAGGTGTTGAGCTTGATCCCATTAAATTAACCGTGACTCTGAATGGCGAGCCATTAGCCCTTAAACCAAAAGAATTTGCCTTGCTGGAATTACTTATACGCAACGCGGGGCGCGTATTGCCGCGCGCGCTTATCGAAGAAAAATTGTATAGCTGGGATAACGACGTTTCCAGAAACGCTCTGGAAGTTCATATCCACCATTTACGCCGTAAACTTGGCAGCGGATTTATTCGTACCGTACACGGTATTGGTTATACGTTGGGTGGAGAATGA
- a CDS encoding YgiW/YdeI family stress tolerance OB fold protein: MKKIAAILTILAITAAPAIAAQQGGFSDPNAPATQTTTQNQTAGGFVGPSGSNTTAAQAKSLSDDTWVTLRGKIESRIGGDHYIFRDASGTINVDVDHKRWNGQTITPKDTVEIQGEVDKDWNSVEIDVKQITKVN; the protein is encoded by the coding sequence ATGAAAAAAATAGCCGCTATTCTGACTATTCTTGCCATCACCGCTGCTCCTGCTATCGCTGCACAGCAGGGTGGATTCTCTGATCCAAACGCGCCAGCCACCCAAACCACAACGCAAAACCAGACCGCGGGCGGCTTTGTTGGCCCGAGCGGCAGCAACACCACCGCGGCGCAGGCGAAATCACTGTCTGACGATACCTGGGTTACATTGCGCGGTAAGATTGAATCCCGCATCGGCGGCGATCACTACATCTTCCGTGATGCGTCCGGCACCATTAACGTTGATGTTGACCATAAACGCTGGAACGGCCAAACCATCACCCCGAAAGATACGGTAGAAATCCAGGGTGAAGTCGATAAAGACTGGAACTCCGTCGAAATCGATGTGAAGCAAATCACCAAAGTAAACTAA